A genomic segment from Tindallia californiensis encodes:
- a CDS encoding flagellar protein FlgN codes for MSKAIIQLKEALRQEQQIYQGVLELADQKTLMVVRNKVKELEKLTLKEQQFIREISRFEQIRQSLLGHFAKEKELAEVPQNLSALLSFLPENEVEEIESLRQQLVVTIQEISEKNRLNETLINQSLDFIQVNLEALTQLETGNPYGEKADAKNKQTRQIFDAKY; via the coding sequence ATGTCTAAAGCAATCATACAATTAAAAGAAGCCTTGCGCCAGGAACAGCAGATTTATCAGGGAGTACTGGAACTGGCGGATCAAAAAACATTAATGGTTGTTCGAAACAAAGTCAAAGAACTGGAAAAACTAACGCTGAAGGAACAGCAGTTTATCCGGGAAATAAGCCGTTTTGAACAAATACGCCAATCATTACTTGGCCACTTTGCCAAAGAGAAGGAGCTCGCGGAAGTGCCTCAAAATCTGTCTGCCCTTCTTTCTTTTTTGCCCGAAAATGAAGTGGAAGAAATAGAGTCTCTTCGTCAGCAATTGGTAGTGACCATCCAGGAAATCAGCGAAAAAAACCGGTTAAACGAAACCTTGATTAACCAAAGCTTGGACTTTATTCAGGTAAACCTGGAAGCCCTTACACAACTAGAAACAGGAAACCCTTACGGAGAAAAAGCAGACGCAAAAAACAAGCAGACCAGGCAAATTTTTGATGCGAAATACTAA
- a CDS encoding flagellar biosynthesis anti-sigma factor FlgM yields the protein MKIQNHPQIIQAMRSYQNNKTKATETKEKTSMAKDKMDLSEKAIDFQTAVKAYQKLPEIREERVQEVKEKMARGEGATPEEVVEKMLADLNMRSKI from the coding sequence ATGAAAATTCAAAATCATCCACAGATCATTCAAGCCATGCGTAGTTATCAAAATAACAAAACAAAGGCAACAGAAACAAAAGAAAAAACGTCTATGGCTAAAGATAAAATGGATCTTTCGGAAAAAGCCATCGACTTTCAGACAGCAGTGAAAGCTTATCAGAAACTGCCGGAAATTCGTGAAGAACGGGTGCAGGAAGTAAAAGAAAAGATGGCTCGGGGAGAAGGCGCCACGCCGGAAGAAGTGGTTGAAAAAATGCTGGCGGATCTGAATATGCGTAGCAAGATCTAA
- a CDS encoding TIGR03826 family flagellar region protein, which produces MTLDLKNCKNCGRAYQYDGNAFCKRCRQDSEEEYKRVKEYLYDNPGASVGEVSEETEVSEKKILKFLREGRLEIKDENNFFLDCERCGVGIKSGRFCDKCTHEMANEFRSAATPKQKEEPKKPEKTKKSQRMYVDVRRKK; this is translated from the coding sequence ATGACCTTAGATCTGAAAAACTGTAAAAATTGCGGACGTGCCTATCAGTACGACGGCAACGCTTTCTGTAAGCGATGTCGACAAGATAGTGAGGAAGAGTACAAAAGAGTAAAAGAATATTTATATGATAACCCAGGAGCCAGTGTGGGAGAAGTTTCCGAAGAAACGGAGGTAAGTGAGAAAAAGATACTGAAATTTCTCCGGGAAGGCCGACTGGAAATTAAGGATGAAAACAATTTCTTTTTAGATTGTGAACGTTGCGGAGTAGGCATTAAATCTGGAAGGTTTTGTGACAAATGCACTCATGAAATGGCCAACGAATTTCGATCAGCGGCAACACCAAAACAAAAGGAAGAACCTAAAAAACCGGAGAAAACCAAAAAAAGCCAAAGAATGTATGTGGATGTCCGGCGGAAAAAATAA
- a CDS encoding ComF family protein, with product MIKPIKEMLLDLVYPPYHPCPHCFETDIAIKGETGSLCPSCFKSFPFLRKEENPPNVQALAHYHGAAQSLVHRLKYKEALYLAKPMANLMLQHLEPKGSSLVIPVPMHQRRQRQRGYNQAERLARHIARMVELECETNAMIRNRETEPMYRLNRLQRIQNMWNSITVRETERYRIRNQKILLVDDVYTTGATAQACIRSLKEAGAEGVTVITFALADITPS from the coding sequence ATGATCAAACCTATCAAGGAAATGCTCTTAGACCTTGTCTATCCACCCTATCATCCTTGTCCCCATTGTTTTGAAACGGACATAGCTATTAAAGGCGAGACAGGTTCCTTATGCCCTTCCTGTTTTAAGAGTTTTCCTTTTCTTCGAAAAGAAGAAAATCCGCCCAATGTCCAGGCCTTGGCCCACTATCACGGAGCAGCCCAGTCCTTGGTTCATCGGTTAAAATACAAGGAAGCTCTTTATTTGGCAAAACCAATGGCGAATCTAATGCTTCAACATCTGGAGCCGAAAGGAAGTTCACTTGTCATACCGGTGCCAATGCATCAGCGTCGGCAACGGCAGCGGGGATATAATCAGGCAGAACGGCTTGCCAGACATATTGCCCGCATGGTAGAATTAGAATGTGAAACCAATGCAATGATAAGAAATCGGGAGACGGAACCAATGTACCGGCTGAACCGCCTTCAGCGGATTCAGAATATGTGGAATAGCATTACGGTTCGGGAGACAGAAAGGTATAGAATTAGAAATCAGAAGATTCTGTTGGTAGATGATGTCTATACAACCGGTGCGACAGCTCAGGCCTGTATCCGTTCCTTAAAAGAGGCAGGAGCGGAAGGTGTCACAGTTATCACCTTTGCCTTGGCTGATATAACCCCATCCTAA
- the recD2 gene encoding SF1B family DNA helicase RecD2 — MSSAEQYEGKLVEMIYQNDENGYRVGILECEEQVLTVVGILPGLNAGDRIRVRGKKQVHQRYGEQLKVEEYYPLLPESQEGMMEYLASGLIPGVGEVMARRMLETFGTDIFTIMQQEPERLQEVQGIGKKTWRPMAEAFQTHNQLRELILWLAEKGIESRFALRIHQAFGSGAKAIVETNPYQLLGSMPEIGFKAVDRMALKLGREPEDPQRVEAGILHTLAAASFEGHTYLPGEELLRRVCDGLRVEEGITRETIQSLAYDQRIQLTGGAEDQRVYLLSCFEAESDTCKKLLELACTVPLPAPENLKKRLEQSQKEQNIQLARAQIEGVEAAFHHRSLVITGGPGTGKTTLINSLIRLIEEEALDVLLAAPTGRAAKRMTETSGKEASTIHRLLEMGFSEETGEHYFGRDEENPLETDFLIIDEVSMVDILMMRHLLKAIGTSTTLILVGDVDQLPSVGPGAVLKDIINSGIIPVIRLTEIFRQAQESLIVMNAHRINEGEVPTLNHRDRDFFFMTEENPHKALEKIRQLLVKRLPDHYHFDPIKDIQLLTPTKKGITGTINLNQHLQQVLNPPEKDRQERAFGSKVFREGDKVMQIRNNYSLEWSRIDPLGMEETGRGVFNGDIGHIAAIQVEKELLTILFDDDRQVVYPFALVDELEPAYAITIHKSQGSEFPAVVLPMYPGPPVLMTRNLLYTAITRARSLVVLIGHKQVLYRMIQNNRTQERFSGLEERLKQVMEYMESPL, encoded by the coding sequence TTGAGTTCAGCCGAACAGTACGAAGGCAAATTAGTAGAAATGATTTACCAGAACGATGAAAACGGATACCGGGTAGGCATTTTAGAGTGTGAAGAACAGGTTCTGACAGTGGTAGGCATTCTTCCCGGACTCAATGCCGGAGACCGGATTCGGGTTCGGGGAAAAAAACAAGTGCATCAGCGCTATGGAGAACAGCTAAAAGTAGAGGAATACTATCCCTTATTACCGGAAAGTCAGGAAGGGATGATGGAATACCTAGCCTCCGGGTTAATCCCCGGCGTAGGAGAAGTTATGGCAAGGCGTATGCTGGAAACCTTTGGAACCGATATCTTTACCATCATGCAACAAGAACCGGAAAGACTGCAAGAGGTCCAAGGCATAGGAAAAAAAACCTGGCGTCCTATGGCAGAAGCATTTCAGACCCATAATCAGTTGAGGGAATTGATTCTTTGGTTAGCGGAAAAAGGCATTGAATCCCGTTTTGCCCTTCGGATCCATCAGGCTTTTGGCAGTGGAGCCAAAGCCATCGTAGAAACCAATCCTTACCAATTATTGGGAAGCATGCCGGAGATAGGGTTTAAGGCGGTAGACCGAATGGCTCTAAAGCTAGGGCGAGAGCCGGAAGATCCGCAAAGAGTAGAAGCTGGCATTCTCCACACTCTTGCCGCGGCAAGTTTTGAGGGACACACCTATCTTCCGGGAGAAGAACTGCTTCGTCGGGTATGTGACGGGCTGAGGGTAGAAGAAGGAATCACCAGGGAAACCATCCAATCCCTGGCCTATGATCAGCGCATTCAACTTACCGGCGGTGCGGAAGATCAGCGGGTATACTTGCTTTCCTGCTTTGAGGCAGAAAGTGATACCTGCAAAAAACTTTTGGAGCTGGCTTGCACCGTTCCCTTGCCAGCACCGGAAAACCTGAAAAAACGGCTGGAACAATCCCAAAAAGAACAAAACATTCAATTAGCCAGAGCGCAGATAGAAGGCGTGGAAGCGGCTTTTCACCACCGAAGCCTTGTGATTACCGGTGGACCAGGCACAGGAAAAACCACTTTGATCAATTCTTTAATACGTTTAATTGAAGAAGAAGCGTTGGACGTCCTGTTAGCCGCACCGACCGGAAGAGCCGCCAAACGAATGACCGAAACCAGTGGAAAAGAAGCCAGTACCATCCATCGCTTATTGGAAATGGGCTTTTCAGAAGAGACAGGAGAACATTACTTTGGCCGTGACGAAGAAAATCCGCTGGAAACCGACTTTTTAATCATTGATGAAGTGTCCATGGTTGATATTCTGATGATGCGACATTTATTAAAAGCCATCGGCACCTCCACCACCCTTATTTTAGTGGGCGATGTGGACCAGCTTCCCTCCGTTGGACCAGGGGCTGTTCTGAAAGACATTATTAATAGCGGCATTATTCCCGTTATTCGTTTAACAGAAATCTTTCGCCAAGCACAGGAAAGCCTGATTGTTATGAACGCTCACCGTATCAATGAAGGGGAAGTACCTACGCTGAACCATCGGGATCGGGATTTTTTCTTTATGACAGAGGAAAACCCTCATAAAGCCTTGGAAAAAATTCGGCAGTTACTGGTCAAACGACTACCGGACCATTACCATTTTGATCCGATCAAAGACATTCAACTCTTAACACCAACCAAGAAAGGGATTACCGGAACCATTAATCTGAACCAGCATTTGCAGCAAGTCTTAAATCCACCGGAAAAAGACCGACAGGAAAGAGCCTTTGGCTCCAAGGTTTTTCGGGAAGGAGATAAGGTCATGCAAATTCGCAATAATTACAGCCTAGAGTGGAGTCGGATCGATCCTTTAGGAATGGAAGAAACAGGAAGAGGTGTCTTTAATGGAGACATTGGACATATTGCCGCCATCCAAGTTGAAAAAGAGTTGCTGACCATCCTTTTTGATGACGATCGACAGGTTGTATATCCCTTTGCCTTGGTAGATGAACTGGAACCAGCGTATGCCATCACGATTCATAAGTCTCAGGGAAGTGAATTTCCCGCCGTAGTACTTCCTATGTATCCGGGACCGCCGGTGCTGATGACCAGAAACCTTCTCTACACAGCTATTACCAGAGCTCGTTCTTTGGTGGTGCTCATTGGTCATAAACAAGTCTTGTACCGGATGATTCAAAACAATCGAACCCAGGAACGATTTTCTGGATTAGAAGAAAGATTAAAACAAGTCATGGAATACATGGAGAGTCCTTTATGA
- a CDS encoding YczE/YyaS/YitT family protein, with protein MKDPTQRHMMYRIIRMIIGFAVFAAGIVMTIHGNIGLAPWDVFHQGLSKTLGITIGQASIGMGLLIVILDVIFGEKIGWGTLGNMLFIGLFIDFYMINEIIPIQNTFWLGVIQVLAGLFVIGIGSFLYISVGLGCGPRDGLMVALVKRTKRPVGVIRGSMEGIALVTGWLLGGHVGLGTLLIVLTIGPMVQFAFHLFRFDVANLRHQFIDEDLKALKKKREKERR; from the coding sequence ATGAAAGATCCCACACAAAGGCATATGATGTATCGAATCATCAGGATGATTATTGGCTTTGCCGTTTTTGCAGCCGGGATTGTGATGACCATTCATGGAAATATAGGGCTAGCTCCTTGGGATGTTTTCCATCAAGGCTTGTCAAAAACCTTAGGCATTACCATTGGACAGGCTAGCATTGGAATGGGCTTGTTGATTGTGATCCTGGACGTTATCTTTGGTGAAAAGATTGGATGGGGAACCTTGGGCAATATGCTTTTTATTGGCCTTTTTATTGATTTTTATATGATAAATGAAATCATACCAATACAAAACACCTTTTGGCTGGGAGTCATACAAGTGCTGGCGGGCCTCTTTGTTATCGGAATAGGAAGTTTTCTATATATTAGCGTTGGTCTGGGCTGTGGTCCCAGAGATGGATTAATGGTAGCGCTGGTAAAAAGAACCAAACGCCCGGTAGGAGTTATTCGTGGCAGTATGGAAGGAATAGCCCTAGTGACCGGTTGGCTGCTGGGTGGTCATGTAGGTTTGGGGACTTTGCTGATTGTGCTGACCATCGGTCCGATGGTTCAGTTTGCCTTTCACCTGTTTCGATTTGATGTGGCAAACTTGCGGCATCAATTTATCGATGAAGATCTGAAAGCGCTAAAAAAGAAGAGAGAGAAAGAGAGAAGGTGA
- a CDS encoding ROK family protein — protein sequence MYYIGIDLGGSSVKAGIVTEQGTVVLKDKKPTRSKEGSDTIIRDIATLVEELLVASELDGQEVGGIGVGIPGAASKEGFVYFATNIFWTDIPLGETLGKMTGKPVFVANDATMAAVAEYRLGVTQQAANSVFLTLGTGLGGGIIINHQVYSGHHGIGTEVGHMTVGHNWDYDCTCGNNGCWETFASGTAMKNHAKKLLSQKTPSVLKEKTKDDPDHISIWHLFEGAKEGDEVCLQVVQRMTRYLAVGIANLINLFDPEIIALGGGISAASDFFLDELKLQVSERIYVKKMNLTRIEVSQLGNDAGIIGAAMYARDEERRNNL from the coding sequence GTGTATTATATCGGAATAGATCTTGGGGGAAGTTCTGTCAAAGCCGGTATTGTAACAGAGCAGGGCACGGTGGTTCTGAAAGATAAAAAGCCAACCAGGTCGAAGGAAGGGTCCGATACGATCATAAGAGATATCGCAACTTTGGTCGAGGAATTATTAGTGGCATCGGAGCTGGATGGTCAAGAGGTAGGTGGCATTGGGGTAGGTATACCAGGAGCTGCCAGCAAGGAAGGTTTTGTTTACTTTGCCACTAATATTTTTTGGACCGATATCCCCTTGGGAGAAACCTTGGGAAAAATGACAGGAAAACCTGTATTTGTTGCCAACGATGCCACCATGGCGGCGGTGGCGGAATACCGGCTGGGCGTTACTCAACAGGCTGCTAACTCTGTTTTTCTGACCCTCGGAACCGGTCTAGGCGGTGGCATTATTATTAATCATCAGGTATATAGTGGACATCATGGAATTGGTACAGAAGTTGGCCATATGACCGTAGGTCATAACTGGGATTATGACTGTACCTGTGGTAATAACGGTTGTTGGGAGACTTTCGCTTCCGGTACAGCGATGAAAAACCATGCTAAAAAGCTGCTTTCACAAAAAACGCCCAGTGTTTTAAAAGAAAAAACAAAGGATGATCCGGATCATATCAGTATATGGCATTTATTTGAAGGGGCAAAAGAAGGGGATGAGGTTTGCTTACAAGTAGTTCAACGAATGACTCGTTATTTAGCCGTTGGCATTGCCAATCTTATTAATCTATTTGATCCTGAAATCATTGCTCTGGGAGGCGGTATCTCTGCCGCATCAGATTTTTTTCTTGATGAGTTGAAGCTTCAGGTCAGCGAACGGATTTATGTAAAAAAGATGAACCTTACCCGTATTGAAGTTTCTCAGCTGGGCAATGATGCCGGCATCATTGGTGCTGCCATGTATGCCAGAGATGAGGAAAGAAGAAACAATCTTTAA
- a CDS encoding pyridoxal phosphate-dependent aminotransferase: MNKPVLSAHFESREPSDVRLAQMKYDEREVKPEAVINVGIGNVSLPTNPAMKQRLFGLDAPESPFSKGVIRYTGTAGTEECRDAFKNILTCEGFDTDNLFVQVTDGGSAAMELAILGICGAAATGEKPLMMIDPAYTNYISFSQRVGRKTITVKRQLGDDGTFTLPELDKIEEVIKTNKPGGMLVIPYDNPTGQLYKHDTLVDLAKLCVKYNMWMISDEAYRELYYDENNKLVSIWGLTDKEVPGIEGRRISIETASKVWNACGLRIGALITDNKEFHTRSVAEYTANLCANAIGQYIFAALAKESKESILGWCKEMRDYYKEQILMVNKGLKENEPGLIVSSPDASIYSVIDVRNVVKPGFDAGDFVLYCAGKGSAEIDGIDTTLLVAPMKGFYDIEEGQPNPGSTQFRISFVESPENMKKVPELFVKLLKQFEAQR; the protein is encoded by the coding sequence ATGAACAAACCTGTTTTGTCAGCGCATTTTGAATCCAGAGAACCTTCTGATGTACGACTAGCTCAGATGAAGTACGATGAGCGGGAAGTCAAACCGGAAGCCGTTATTAATGTGGGGATTGGGAACGTTTCATTACCTACTAATCCGGCGATGAAGCAACGTTTATTTGGTTTGGACGCTCCAGAAAGTCCTTTTTCAAAAGGGGTTATCCGTTACACAGGAACCGCCGGTACGGAGGAGTGTCGAGATGCCTTTAAGAACATTCTTACATGTGAAGGTTTCGATACAGACAATTTGTTTGTACAGGTAACGGACGGAGGATCAGCCGCTATGGAGCTGGCGATTCTGGGAATTTGTGGTGCGGCAGCTACCGGTGAAAAACCACTGATGATGATCGATCCGGCCTATACCAACTATATTTCCTTTTCACAACGGGTTGGACGAAAAACCATCACCGTAAAGCGTCAGTTAGGAGACGATGGTACCTTTACCTTGCCGGAACTGGACAAAATTGAAGAGGTTATTAAAACCAACAAACCGGGCGGTATGCTGGTGATTCCTTACGATAATCCTACAGGACAACTCTACAAGCATGATACATTAGTAGATCTGGCAAAACTTTGCGTAAAATATAATATGTGGATGATTAGCGATGAAGCTTATCGTGAACTATATTACGATGAGAACAATAAACTGGTCAGCATCTGGGGCCTTACAGATAAAGAAGTTCCTGGGATTGAAGGACGACGCATCAGCATCGAAACCGCTTCAAAAGTTTGGAATGCCTGTGGCCTTCGGATAGGCGCCCTTATTACGGATAACAAAGAATTCCACACCCGTTCCGTTGCTGAATATACAGCGAATCTTTGCGCCAATGCCATTGGTCAATATATCTTTGCCGCCTTAGCGAAAGAAAGCAAAGAGTCTATTCTTGGCTGGTGCAAAGAAATGAGAGATTATTATAAAGAGCAAATTCTAATGGTAAACAAAGGCCTGAAAGAAAATGAGCCAGGCTTGATTGTTTCCAGTCCGGATGCTTCTATTTATTCCGTTATTGATGTAAGAAACGTGGTAAAACCAGGATTTGATGCGGGAGATTTCGTATTATATTGCGCCGGTAAAGGGTCTGCAGAAATAGACGGTATCGATACCACTTTGTTGGTAGCACCAATGAAAGGGTTCTATGATATTGAAGAAGGACAACCAAATCCGGGAAGCACCCAGTTCAGAATTTCTTTTGTTGAATCACCGGAAAACATGAAAAAAGTACCAGAGCTTTTTGTAAAACTTCTCAAACAATTTGAAGCACAGCGATAA
- a CDS encoding LamB/YcsF family protein encodes MEKMKVDLNSDIGESFGAWKMGMDEEVLHHVTSANIACGWHAGDPLVMLKTVKIAAQKGVSIGAHPGYPDLMGFGRREMKISHEEAKAYILYQVGALAAIAKSLNVTLSHVKAHGALYNTAAKDEGLALAIAEGVKAVDPSLVLVGLANSQLVKAGETVGLKVVHEVFADRAYQPDGSLVARSHTGAMIKDADLAIKRVLRMVKERKVEAITGEDITIQADSICVHGDSPQALEFVKKIKKALLEEQILIQGI; translated from the coding sequence ATGGAAAAAATGAAGGTTGATTTGAACAGTGACATAGGTGAAAGCTTCGGAGCATGGAAAATGGGCATGGACGAAGAAGTGCTTCACCATGTGACTTCAGCAAACATCGCCTGTGGATGGCATGCCGGTGACCCGCTGGTGATGTTAAAAACAGTAAAAATCGCTGCACAAAAAGGCGTTAGCATTGGAGCACATCCTGGTTATCCGGATTTAATGGGATTTGGACGTCGGGAAATGAAAATAAGTCATGAAGAAGCAAAAGCCTATATCCTCTATCAGGTAGGCGCCCTTGCAGCCATTGCTAAATCTTTGAATGTGACGTTAAGCCATGTGAAAGCTCATGGAGCCTTATACAATACAGCAGCAAAAGATGAAGGCTTAGCCCTTGCTATTGCTGAAGGAGTAAAAGCCGTTGATCCATCACTGGTTTTAGTAGGTCTGGCAAACAGTCAGCTAGTAAAGGCTGGTGAAACCGTAGGACTGAAAGTAGTTCATGAAGTTTTTGCCGATCGAGCCTACCAGCCGGACGGATCTTTGGTAGCCAGAAGTCATACGGGCGCAATGATTAAAGATGCAGACCTGGCAATAAAACGGGTACTTCGCATGGTAAAAGAAAGAAAAGTGGAAGCGATTACGGGTGAAGATATTACCATTCAGGCAGACAGTATCTGTGTTCATGGAGATAGCCCTCAGGCCTTGGAATTTGTTAAAAAAATAAAAAAAGCACTTTTAGAAGAACAGATTTTGATTCAGGGAATCTGA
- a CDS encoding 5-oxoprolinase subunit C family protein: MGNILVRKPGLLTTVQDGGRHGYQQYGVPVSGVMDDYAYRLANLLVGNKEQEAVLEITMLGPELEFQEDMVIALTGADLAASLEGEKIPLYHAILVRSGETLTFKGIQQGCRSYLAIAGGIQVPLVMNSKSTYTRGKMGGYEGRSLKAGDTLETGKPEIKREALIERSLPQAVVDYPQEINIRVVAGPQEDEFTEEGIKIFYSSRYAVTNECDRMGYRLSGSEIVHKNGGDIISDGIAMGAIQVPGHGMPIVMMADRQTTGGYTKIANVITVDLPKMAQAKPGDQIRFQKVTVEEAQALLKKQEDEFEAYREILKNKSPYRRELFRYRKGKKQYALVIEEIQEGGDADGKNEG, from the coding sequence ATGGGTAATATTCTTGTCAGGAAGCCAGGATTATTGACAACTGTTCAGGATGGTGGAAGACACGGCTATCAGCAATATGGAGTTCCTGTATCTGGAGTGATGGATGACTACGCTTATCGATTAGCAAACCTGCTGGTAGGCAACAAGGAACAGGAAGCGGTACTGGAAATAACCATGTTAGGACCGGAACTTGAATTTCAGGAAGACATGGTGATCGCTTTAACAGGGGCTGATTTAGCCGCTTCCCTGGAAGGAGAAAAAATCCCGTTATACCATGCGATTTTGGTACGATCGGGAGAAACACTGACCTTCAAAGGAATTCAACAAGGTTGCCGAAGCTATTTAGCCATCGCTGGAGGCATTCAAGTTCCATTAGTAATGAATAGCAAGTCAACCTATACAAGAGGAAAAATGGGAGGGTATGAAGGGCGAAGCTTAAAAGCTGGTGATACACTGGAGACTGGAAAACCTGAAATCAAAAGAGAAGCATTGATAGAACGCAGTCTTCCGCAGGCAGTGGTGGATTACCCGCAGGAAATAAACATTCGAGTAGTGGCAGGGCCCCAGGAAGATGAATTTACAGAAGAAGGTATAAAAATATTTTACAGCTCACGCTACGCTGTCACCAATGAATGTGATCGAATGGGATATCGGCTCAGTGGTTCAGAAATTGTCCATAAAAACGGTGGCGATATTATCTCAGATGGGATTGCAATGGGGGCTATTCAGGTACCGGGTCATGGAATGCCGATTGTGATGATGGCAGACCGGCAAACCACTGGGGGCTATACAAAAATTGCCAATGTAATTACGGTGGATCTTCCTAAAATGGCTCAGGCAAAACCTGGTGATCAGATAAGGTTTCAAAAGGTAACGGTGGAAGAAGCTCAAGCATTACTAAAAAAACAAGAAGACGAGTTCGAAGCATATCGGGAAATATTAAAGAATAAAAGTCCTTATCGGAGAGAATTATTTCGCTATCGAAAAGGAAAAAAACAATATGCGTTGGTGATTGAAGAGATTCAGGAAGGGGGAGACGCCGATGGAAAAAATGAAGGTTGA
- the pxpB gene encoding 5-oxoprolinase subunit PxpB has translation MDENTRYMAAGDRALVMEFGNEINTRINEKIRAMTIALDQRKIKGVVEVVPTYRSLMIHYHPLTVSFQALKKQLVELEETLQEIELPAPDVMVIPTLYGGEYGPDMATVTAHSGLTEEEVIQIHTSRDCLIYMLGFTPGFPYLGGMDERIATPRLETPRTKIRGGSVGIAGKQTGIYSIDSPGGWQLIGWTPVPLYDPESEKPFLLKAGNYVRFESITEADYQKIKPQIENRSYRCNVISRQGGEIHG, from the coding sequence ATGGATGAGAATACACGTTATATGGCGGCAGGAGATAGGGCTTTGGTAATGGAGTTCGGAAATGAAATAAACACCAGGATTAATGAGAAGATACGAGCCATGACCATTGCTCTTGATCAAAGAAAAATAAAAGGTGTGGTCGAAGTGGTTCCCACCTACCGATCTTTAATGATTCATTATCATCCACTGACTGTTTCTTTTCAGGCATTGAAAAAACAATTGGTGGAGCTGGAAGAAACACTTCAGGAGATTGAGCTTCCAGCACCGGATGTGATGGTGATTCCGACCCTTTACGGAGGTGAGTATGGCCCTGATATGGCGACGGTCACCGCTCATAGTGGTTTAACCGAAGAAGAAGTCATACAGATTCATACTTCCCGAGATTGTTTGATCTATATGCTGGGATTCACCCCAGGATTTCCTTATCTTGGTGGAATGGATGAACGGATAGCTACGCCAAGATTGGAAACGCCACGCACAAAAATAAGAGGCGGTTCCGTTGGAATTGCAGGAAAGCAGACGGGTATTTACTCCATCGACAGCCCGGGTGGGTGGCAACTCATCGGATGGACACCAGTACCTCTGTATGATCCGGAATCAGAAAAACCATTTTTATTAAAAGCTGGCAATTATGTCCGGTTCGAGTCTATCACAGAAGCCGATTATCAAAAAATAAAACCTCAGATCGAAAACCGGAGCTATCGGTGCAATGTAATATCCAGGCAGGGAGGTGAAATCCATGGGTAA